Proteins co-encoded in one Pseudanabaena sp. FACHB-2040 genomic window:
- the atpD gene encoding F0F1 ATP synthase subunit beta — protein MVTTAEKTNIGYITQIIGPVVDVKFASGQLPKIYNALKVRGTNPAGTEVSVTCEVQQLLGDSQVRAVAMSSTDGMVRGMEAVDTGAPISVPVGAATLGRIFNVLGEPVDEKGPVNAEVTSPIHRNAPKLTELETKPSVFETGIKVIDLLAPYRRGGKVGLFGGAGVGKTVLIQELINNIAKEHGGVSVFGGVGERTREGNDLYNEFIESGVINADDLGQSKVALVYGQMNEPPGARMRVGLSALTMAEYFRDVNKQDVLLFIDNIFRFVQAGSEVSALLGRMPSAVGYQPTLGNEMGILQERITSTLEGSITSIQAVYVPADDLTDPAPATTFAHLDATTVLSRGLASKGIYPAVDPLDSTSTMLQPSIVGEEHYRTARAVQANLQRYKELQDIIAILGLDELSEDDRLTVARARKIERFLSQPFFVAEVFTGSPGKYVSLEDSIKGFNMILAGELDDVPEQCFYLKGGIDEVIAAAEKLKSAS, from the coding sequence GCCAGCTTCCCAAGATCTACAACGCCCTCAAAGTTCGGGGAACCAACCCGGCAGGCACCGAAGTTTCTGTAACCTGTGAAGTTCAACAGCTTCTGGGCGATTCCCAAGTGCGGGCTGTTGCCATGAGCTCCACCGATGGGATGGTGCGCGGCATGGAAGCCGTTGATACCGGTGCTCCCATCAGCGTTCCTGTCGGTGCAGCAACCCTAGGCCGGATTTTTAACGTGCTGGGCGAGCCTGTAGACGAAAAAGGTCCGGTTAACGCTGAAGTGACCTCTCCCATTCACCGCAATGCTCCTAAGCTAACGGAACTGGAAACCAAGCCTTCAGTATTTGAAACCGGAATTAAGGTTATTGACCTACTGGCTCCCTATCGTCGAGGCGGCAAAGTCGGCCTGTTTGGCGGTGCTGGTGTGGGCAAAACCGTTCTGATTCAGGAACTGATTAATAACATCGCCAAAGAGCACGGTGGCGTGTCTGTATTCGGCGGCGTGGGTGAGCGCACCCGCGAAGGTAACGACCTCTACAACGAATTTATTGAATCGGGCGTAATCAATGCCGACGACCTAGGGCAGTCCAAGGTTGCCCTGGTCTACGGTCAAATGAACGAGCCCCCCGGAGCCCGGATGCGGGTAGGTCTGTCGGCTCTGACGATGGCCGAGTATTTCCGGGACGTGAATAAGCAGGACGTGCTGCTGTTCATCGACAACATCTTCCGCTTTGTGCAGGCTGGCTCTGAAGTGTCTGCTCTGCTAGGCCGGATGCCTTCTGCTGTGGGATACCAGCCCACTCTAGGTAACGAGATGGGCATTCTGCAAGAGCGTATCACCTCGACTCTAGAAGGATCGATTACTTCGATTCAGGCAGTCTACGTTCCTGCAGACGACTTGACTGACCCAGCTCCTGCAACGACCTTTGCCCACCTAGATGCCACCACCGTACTCTCTCGGGGTCTGGCGTCTAAGGGTATTTACCCTGCGGTAGATCCGCTAGATTCTACCTCTACAATGCTTCAGCCCAGCATTGTAGGTGAGGAGCACTACCGCACGGCCCGTGCGGTTCAGGCAAACCTACAGCGCTATAAGGAACTGCAGGACATCATTGCCATTCTGGGCCTAGATGAGCTGTCTGAGGACGACCGGCTAACCGTAGCTCGGGCTCGTAAAATCGAGCGCTTCCTCTCCCAGCCCTTCTTCGTCGCTGAAGTCTTTACCGGCTCCCCTGGGAAGTACGTCAGCCTGGAAGACAGTATCAAGGGCTTCAATATGATCCTGGCAGGCGAACTAGATGACGTGCCTGAGCAGTGCTTCTACCTCAA